cccataccaaccacgtgctctcctcccataccaaccacgtgctctcctcccataccaaccacgtactctcctcccataccaaccacgtgctctcctcATATACCAACCACGTGCCCTCCtcccataccaaccacgtgctctccacccataccaaccacgtgctctccacccatacaaaccacgtgctctccacccataccaaccacgtgctctcctcccataccaaccacgtgctctcctcCCATACCAACCACGTACTCTCCTCCCATAACAACCACGTGCTCTCCtcccataccaaccacgtgccctcctcccataccaaccacgtgctctccaccCATACCAACCACGTACTCTCCacccataccaaccacgtgctctccacccataccaaccacgtgctctccaccCATACCAACCAGGTGCTCCCTACCCATACCAAACACGTGCTCTCCTCCCATGCCAACCACGTGCCCTCCtcccataccaaccacgtgctctccacccataccaaccacgtgctctccacccataccaaccacgtgctctccactcataccaaccacgtgctctcctcccataccaaccacgtgctctcctcccataccaaccacgtactctcctcccataccaaccacgtgctctcctcccataccaaccacgtgccctcctcccataccaaccacgtgctctccaccCATACCAACCACGTACTCTCCacccataccaaccacgtgctctccacccataccaaccacgtgctctccaccCATACCAACCAGGTGCTCCCTACCCATACCAAACACGTGCTCTCCTCCCATGCCAACCACGTGCCCTCCtcccataccaaccacgtgctctccacccataccaaccacgtgctctccacccataccaaccacgtactctccacacataccaaccacgtgctctccacacataccaaccacgtgctctccacacataccaaccacgtgctctccacacataccaaccacgtgctctccacacataccaaccacgtgctctccaccCATACCAACCAGGTGCTCCCTACCCATACCAAACACGTGCTCTCCTCCCATGCCAACCACGTGCCCTCCtcccataccaaccacgtgctctccacccataccaaccacgtgctctccacccataccaaccacgtactctccacacataccaaccacgtgctctccacacataccaaccacgtgctctccacacataccaaccacgtgctctccacacataccaaccacgtgctctccacacataccaaccacgtgctctcctcccataccaaccacgtgctctccaccCATACCAACCACGTACTCTCCtcccaaccacgtgctctcctcccataccaaccacgtgctctccacacataccaaccacgtgctctccacccataccaaccacgtgctctccacacataccaaccacgtgctctccacacatacaaaccacgtgctctccacacataccaaccacgtgctcctCTCCCATACaaaccacgtgctctccacacataccaaccacgtgctctccacacatacaaaccacgtgctctccacacataccaaccacgtgctctcctcccataccaaccacgtgctctcctcccataccaaccacgtactctcctcccataccaaccacgtgctctcctcccataccaaccacgtgccctcctcccataccaaccacgtgctctccacccataccaaccacgtgctcttcacccataccaaccacgtgctctccacccataccaaccacgtgctctccacccataccaaccacgtgctctccacccataccaaccacgtgctctcctcccataccaaccacgtgccctcctcccataccaaccacgtgctctccacccataccaaccacgtgctcttcacccataccaaccacgtgctctccacccataccaaccacgtgctctccacccataccaaccacgtgctctccaccCATACCAACCAGGTGCTCCCTACCCATACCAAACACGTGCTCTCCTCCCATGCCAACCACGTGCCCTCCtcccataccaaccacgtgctctccacccataccaaccacgtgctctccacccataccaaccacgtactctccacacataccaaccacgtgctctccacccataccaaccacgtgctctccacacataccaaccacgtgctctccacacataccaaccacgtgctctccacacataccaaccacgtgctctcctcccataccaaccacgtgctctccaccCATACCAACCACGTACTCTCCtcccataccaaccacgtgctctccacccataccaaccacgtgctctccacacataccaaccacgtgctctccacccataccaaccacgtgctctccacacataccaaccacgtgctctccacacatacaaaccacgtgctctccacacataccaaccacgtgctctcctcccataccaaccacgtgctctccaccCATACGAACCACGTACTCTCCtcccataccaaccacgtgctctcctcccataccaaccacgtgctctccacacataccaaccacgtgctctccacccataccaaccacgtgctctccacacataccaaccacgtgctctcctcCCATACCAACCACATGCTCTCCtcccataccaaccacgtgctctcctcCCATACCAACCACATGGTCTCCTCCCATACCAACCATGTGCTCTCCtcccataccaaccacgtgctctccacacataccaaccacgtgccctccacacataccaaccacgtgctctccacacataccaaccacgtgctctccacccataccaaccacgtgctctcctcccataccaaccacgtgctctccacacataccaaccacgtgctctccacacataccaaccacgtgctctccacacataccaaccacgtgctctccacacataccaaccacgtgctctccacacataccaaccacgtgctctacacacataccaaccacgtgctctccacacataccaaccacgtgctctccacacataccaaccacgtgctctccacacataccaacctcgtgctctccacacataccaaccatgctctccacacataccaaccacgtgctctccacacataccaaccatgctctccacacataccaaccacgtgctctccacacataccaaccacgtgctctccacacataccaaccacgtgctctcctcACATACCAACCatgctctccacacataccaaccacgtgctctccacacataccaaccacgtgctctccacacataccaaccatgctctccacacataccaaccacgtgctctccacacataccaaccatgctctccacacataccaaccacgtgctctccacacataccaaccacgtgctctccacacataccaaccacgtgctctccacacataccaaccatgctctccacacataccaaccacgtgctctccacacataccaaccatgcTCTCCAgacataccaaccacgtgctctccacacataccaaccacgtgctctccacacataccaaccatggtctccacacataccaaccacgtgctctccacacataccaaccacgtgctctccacacataccaaccacgtgctctccacacataccaaccacgtgctctccacacataccaaccacgtgctctccacacataccaaccacgtgctttccacacataccaaccacgtgctctccacacataccaaccacgtgctctccacacataccaaccacgtgctctccacacataccaaccatgctctccacacataccaaccacgtgctctccacacataccaaccatgctctccacacataccaaccacgtgctctccacacataccaaccacgtgctctccacacataccaaccacgtgctctccacacataccaaccatgctctccacacataccaaccacgtgctctccacacCTACCAACCACGTactctccacacataccaaccacgtgctctccacacataccaaccacgtgctctccacacataccaaccacgtgctctccacacataccaaccacgtgctctccacacataccaaccacgtgctctcctcccataccaaccacgtgctctccaccCATACCAACCACGTACTCTCCtcccataccaaccacgtgctctcctcccataccaaccacgtgctctccacacataccaaccacgtgctctccacccataccaaccacgtgctctccacacataccaaccacgtgctctccacacatacaaaccacgtgctctccacacataccaaccacgtgctcctCTCCCATACaaaccacgtgctctccacacataccaaccacgtgctctccacacatacaaaccacgtgctctccacacataccaaccacgtgctctcctcccataccaaccacgtgctctccttCCATACCAACCACGTACTCTCCtcccataccaaccacgtgctctcctcccataccaaccacgtgctctccacccataccaaccacgtgctctccacccataccaaccacgtgctcttaacccataccaaccacgtgctctccacccataccaaccacgtgctctccacccataccaaccacgtgctctccacccataccaaccacgtgctctcctcccataccaaccacgtgccctcctcccataccaaccacgtgctctccacccataccaaccacgtgctcttcACCCATACCAACCACATGCTCTCCacccataccaaccacgtgctctccacccataccaaccacgtgctctccaccCATACCAACCAGGTGCTCCCCTACCCATACCAAACACGTGCTCTCCTCCCATGCCAACCACGTGCCCTCCtcccataccaaccacgtgctgtccacccataccaaccacgtgctctccacccataccaaccacgtactctccacacataccaaccacgtgctctccacccataccaaccacgtgctctccacacataccaaccacgtgctctccacacataccaaccacgtgctctccacacataccaaccacgtgctctcctcccataccaaccacgtgctctccaccCATACCAACCACGTACTCTCCtcccataccaaccacgtgctctcctcccataccaaccacgtgctctccacacataccaaccacgtgctctccacccataccaaccacgtgctctccacacataccaaccacgtgctctccacacatacaaaccacgtgctctccacacataccaaccacgtgctctcctcccataccaaccacgtgctctctaCCCATACCAACCACGTACTCTCCtcccataccaaccacgtgctctcctcccataccaaccacgtgctctccacacataccaaccacgtgctctccacccataccaaccacgtgctctccacacataccaaccacgtgctctcctcCCATACCAACCACATGCTCTCCtcccataccaaccacgtgctctcctcCCATACCAACCACATGCTCTCCTCCCATACCAACCATGTGCTCTCCtcccataccaaccacgtgctctccacacataccaaccacgtgccctccacacataccaaccacgtgctctccacacataccaaccacgtgctctccacccataccaaccacgtgctctcctcccataccaaccacgtgctctccacacataccaaccacgtgctctccacacataccaaccacgtgctctccacacataccaaccacgtgctctccacacataccaaccacgtgctctccacacataccaaccacgtgctctacacacataccaaccacgtgctctccacacataccaaccacgtgctctccacacataccaaccacgtgctctccacacataccaaccacgtgctctccacacataccaaccatgctctccacacataccaaccacgtgctctccacacataccaaccatgctctccacacataccaaccacgtgctctccacacataccaaccacgtgctctccacacataccaaccacgtgctctcctcACATACCAACCatgctctccacacataccaaccacgtgctctccacacataccaaccacgtgctctccacacataccaaccatgctctccacacataccaaccacgtgctctccacacataccaaccatgctctccacacataccaaccacgtgctctccacacataccaaccacgtgctctccacacataccaaccacgtgctctccacacataccaaccatgctctccacacataccaaccacgtgctctccacacataccaaccatgcTCTCCAgacataccaaccacgtgctctccacacataccaaccacgtgctctccacacataccaaccatggtcttcacacataccaaccacgtgctctccacacataccaaccacgtgctctccacacataccaaccacgtgctctccacacataccaaccacgtgctctccacacataccaaccacgtgctctccacacataccaaccacgtgctttccacacataccaaccacgtgctctccacacataccaaccacgtgctctccacacataccaaccacgtgctctccacacataccaaccatgctctccacacataccatccacgtgctctccacacataccaaccatgctctccacacataccaaccacgtgctctccacacataccaaccacgtgctctccacacataccaaccacgtgctctccacacataccaaccatgctctccacacataccaaccacgtgctctccacacataccaaccacgtgctctccacacataccaaccacgtgctctccacacataccaaccacgtgctctccacacataccaaccatgctctccacacataccaaccacgtgctctccacacataccaaccatgctctccacacataccaaccacgtgctctccacacataccaaccacgtgctctccacacataccaaccatggtctccacacataccaaccacgtgctctccacacataccaaccacgtgctctccacacataccaaccacgtgctctccacacataccaaccacgtgctctccacacataccaaccatgctccccacacataccaaccacgtgctctccacacataccaaccacgtgctctccacacataccaaccatgctctccacacataccaaccacgtgatctccacacataccaaccacgtgctctccacacataccaaccatgcTCTCCATACaaaccaaccacgtgctctccacacataccaaccacgtgctctccacacataTACCAACCATGCtttccacacataccaaccacgtgctctccacacataccaaccatgctctccacacataccaaccacgtgctctccacacttaccaaccacgtgctctccacacatatcaaccatgctctccacacataccaaccacgtgctctccacacataccaaccacgtgctctccacacataccaaccatgctctccacacataccaaccacgtgctctccacacataccaaccatgcTCTCCACAAATACCAACCACGTGatctccacacataccaaccacgtgctctccacacataccaaccacgtgctctccacacataccaaccatgctctccacacataccaaccacgtgctctccacacataccaaccatgctctccacacataccaaccacgtgctctccacacataccaaccacgtgctctccacacataccaaccacgtgctctcctcACATACCAACCatgctctccacacataccaaccacgtgctctccacacataccaaccacgtgctctccacacataccaaccatgctctccacacataccaaccacgtgctctccacacataccaaccatgctctccacacataccaaccacgtgctctccacacataccaaccacgtgctctccacacataccaaaccacgtgctctccacacataccaaccatgctctccacacataccaaccacgtgctctccacacataccaaccatgcTCTCCAgacataccaaccacgtgctctccacacataccaaccacgtgctctccacacataccaaccatggtctccacacataccaaccacgtgctctccacacataccaaccacgtgctctccacacataccaaccacgtgctctccacacataccaaccacgtgctctccacacataccaaccacgtgctctccacacataccaaccacgtgctttccacacataccaaccacgtgctctccacacataccaaccacgtgctctccacacataccaaccacgtgctctccacacataccaaccatgctctccacacataccaaccacgtgctctccacacataccaaccatgctctccacacataccaaccacgtgctctccacacataccaaccacgtgctctccacacataccaaccacgtgctctccacacataccaaccatgctctccacacataccaaccacgtgctctccacacataccaaccacgtgctctccacacataccaaccacgtgctctccacacataccaaccacgtgctctccacacataccaaccatgctctccacacataccaaccacgtgctctccacacataccaaccatgctctccacacataccaaccacgtgctctccacacataccaaccacgtgctctccacacataccaaccatggtctccacacataccaaccacgtgctctccacacataccaaccacgtgctctccacacataccaaccacgtgctctccacacataccaaccacgtgctctccacacataccaaccatgctccccacacataccaaccacgtgctctccacacataccaaccacgtgctctccacacataccaaccatgctctccacacataccaaccacgtgatctccacacataccaaccacgtgctctccacacataccaaccatgcTCTCCATACaaaccaaccacgtgctctccacacataccaaccacgtgctctccacacataTACCAACCATGCtttccacacataccaaccacgtgctctccacacataccaaccatgctctccacacataccaaccacgtgctctccacacttaccaaccacgtgctctccacacatatcaaccatgctctccacacataccaaccacgtgctctccacacataccaaccacgtgctctccacacataccaaccatgctctccacacataccaaccacgtgctctccacacataccaaccatgcTCTCCACAAATACCAACCACGTGatctccacacataccaaccacgtgctctccacacataccaaccacgtgctctccacacataccaaccatgctctccacacataccaaccatgctctccacacataccaaccatggactccacacataccaaccacgtgctctccacacataccaaccatgctctccacacataccaaccacgtgctctccacacatacaaaccacgtgctctccacataccaaccacgtgctctccacacataccaaccacgtgctctccacacatTCCAACCatgctctccacacataccaaccacgtgctctccacacataccaaccatgctctccacacataccaaccacgtgctctccacacataccaaccacgtgctctccacataccaaccacgtgctctccacacataccaaccacgtgctctccacacatTCCAACCatgctctccacacataccaaccacgtgctctccacacataccaaccatgctctccacacataccaaccacgtgctctccacacataccaaccacgtgctctccacacataccaaccacgtgctctccacacataccaaccatgctctccacacataccaaccacgtgctctccacacataccaaccatggtctccacacataccaaccacgtgctctccacacataccaaccatgctctccacacataccaaccacgtactctccacacataccaaccacgtgctctccacacataccaaccacgtgctctccacacataccaatcacgtgctctccacacataccaaccatgctctccacacatactaaCCATGgtctccacacataccaaccacgtgctctccacacataccaaccacgtgctctccacacataccaaccacgtgctctccacacataccaaccacgtgctctccacccataccaaccacgtgctctccaagcagcggccgaccccaaagacaGAAGTTGTAAATATTTAGCACAGGGTGTACCCAAAACAGTTTTTCTCCAAAATAAATTGATACTAATGTCTATAATATTTGTGTGGACAGTTAGACCTGGGAGAGGTAAGGTTTGGTGTTCTGGTTCCATGAAAACTGCTCGTATGTGCGGTGAGCCCATGGCAGCCTCTGGCAGGCCGTCAAGACACCTTCATttagtcaaatacgttttgccaggcgcaaacgtatcacactcgctctccacctccccctcctccctcgtcGCCGATCACCAGTAGTTAATATATCGTGTGTTCAaaataattttaataaataaataataataattagggcTATATTTAGTTAGTATAGGTATATGTATATTAGGTGTTTTGTCAGTTTTGGCAGATCTGCGGCATGTGGGTGAGGCTTAAACCTGTCCTCAGTTTAGGCTTGTCCAAACTGCCGCTCGCCCCAAAGATATATCCCTAAGTATTAGTGCACTGTacaaacactatatatatatatatatatatatatatatatatatatatatatatatatatatatatatatatatatatatatatatatatatatatatatatatatatatatatatatatatatatatatgtcgtacctagtagccagaacgcacttctcagtctactatgcaaggcccgatttgcctaataagccaagttttcctgaattaatatattttctctaattttttcctatgaaatgataaagctacccatttcattatgtatgaagtaaaTTTCTttaactggagttaaaattaacgtagatatatgaccgaacctaaccaaccctacctaacctaacctaacctatatttataggttaggttaggttaggtagccgaaaaatgttaggttaggttaggttaggtaggttaggtcgtcgaaaaaacattaattcatgaaaacttggcttattaggcaaatcgggccttgcatagtaggctgagaagtgcattctggctactaggtacgacatatatatatatatatatatatatatatatatatatatatatatatatatatatatatatatatatatatatacattttaaattTAGAGTTTTcgcaaatataaattactattaacAGGAAATAGAATTTAAAGTATAATTAGGGGTTGGTTAAGTGAGAGGTGATTAAGTTGAGTTCAGAGGTGCGATTCGAAATAAGAATATCAGGGAAGCAATGTGAGTTGAACAGTTAGAGGTTTACCAGTTGTGAGTTAGTGTGTCGTCGTCAACAAACACCTTGTTCATTTATGAACAACGctgtacacacgactcaactgatgacatccgaacaGTTCCCGAGCATTTAAATTTTGTTCCGAgggacgagtttattgggcagcgccactcatcctgtgagtggacacaccgccatagtgacagtattgggcagcgccactcatcctgtgagtggacacaccgccatagtgacagtattgggcagaatcactcatcctgtgagtggacacaccgccatagtgacagtattgggcagcaccactcatcctgtgagtggacacaccgctatagtgacagtatagggcagcgccactcattctgtgagtggacacaccgccatagggacagtattgggcagcgccactcatcctgtgagtggacacaccgccatagtgacagtattgggcagcgccactcatcctgtgagtagacacaccgctatagtgacagtattgggcagcgccactcattctgtgagtggacacaccgccatagtgacagtattgggcagaatcactcatcctgtgagtggacacaccgccatagtgacagtattgggcaacaccactcatcctgtgagtggacacaccgctatagtgacagtattgggcagcgccactcattctgtgagtggacacaccgccatagtgacagtattgggcagcgccactcatcctgtgagtggacacaccgccatagtgacagtattgggcagcgccactcatcctgtgagtggacacaccgctataatgacagtattgggcagcgccactcattctgtgagtggacacaccgccatagtgacagtattgggcagaatcactcatcctgtgagtggacacaccgccatagtgacagtattgggcagcgccactcatcctgtgagtggacacaccgccatagtgacagtattgagcagcgccactcatcctgtgagtggacacaccgccatagtgacagtattgggcagcgccactcatcctgtgagtggacacaccgccatagtgacagtattgggcagcgccactcatcctgtgagtggacacaccgccatagtgacagtattgagcagcgccactcatcctgtgagtggacacaccgccatagtgacagtattgggcagcaccactcatcctgtgagtggacacaccgctatagtgacagtattgggcagcgccactcattctgtgagtggacacaccgccatagtgacagtattgggcagaatcactcatcctgtgagtggacacaccgccatagtgacagtattgggcagcaccactcatcctgtgagtggacacaccgctatagtaacagtattgggcagcgtcactca
This DNA window, taken from Procambarus clarkii isolate CNS0578487 chromosome 7, FALCON_Pclarkii_2.0, whole genome shotgun sequence, encodes the following:
- the LOC138357809 gene encoding uncharacterized protein — encoded protein: MSGEHVVGMGGEHVVGMGGEHVVGMGGGHVVGMGGEHVFGMGREHLVGMGGEHVVGMGGEHVVGMGGEYVVGMGGEHVVGMGGGHVVGMGGEHVVVMGGEYVVGMGGEHVVGMGGEHVVGMGGEHVVCMGGEHVVGMGGEHVVGMGGGHVVGI